From a single Desulfatirhabdium butyrativorans DSM 18734 genomic region:
- a CDS encoding N-6 DNA methylase → MIAHYAFVTNDDEDMIFEKAAAVADYTKQIREAKTFDDIASVFRAAFDVTLDTITNTTYQDPTSEYGVRVRGVKSREKINEQCRAILDHVQSPDELTAEEKDVLKQYSGKGGLTENSQYEYYTPDFVAAGIWDALSANGFQNGNVCDPCTGAGVFSGMKPKGKGIAITGCDIDPVGSKIAGLLNAGDSIENKPFEAVVMENPDNTFDAFVGNVPFGDARGKNAHLDPEYKTEKRIERYFILRALDKVKPGGLCAFVVPTNIVGAKSGKWEQFRIACSKKAEFMGAHKLPSKTFAGQGTDTVVDVVVFRKHSQEFLDRTRIGFTDFEFSQHGFPSHYRCKLNM, encoded by the coding sequence ATGATAGCGCACTATGCATTCGTAACCAATGACGACGAAGATATGATCTTCGAAAAGGCGGCGGCTGTTGCGGATTACACCAAGCAGATTCGTGAAGCCAAGACGTTCGACGATATCGCCTCCGTGTTCCGGGCAGCCTTTGACGTTACCCTCGATACGATTACGAACACCACGTATCAGGACCCGACATCTGAATATGGTGTTCGCGTTCGCGGCGTGAAATCGCGGGAAAAGATCAATGAGCAATGCCGGGCCATTCTGGATCATGTCCAGTCTCCGGATGAACTTACGGCAGAAGAAAAAGACGTTCTCAAGCAGTATTCCGGAAAAGGCGGTCTGACGGAGAACAGCCAGTACGAGTATTACACGCCCGATTTCGTGGCTGCAGGGATATGGGATGCTCTGAGCGCAAACGGATTCCAGAACGGTAACGTGTGCGATCCATGCACAGGAGCCGGTGTGTTCTCCGGCATGAAGCCGAAGGGCAAAGGGATAGCCATTACCGGGTGCGATATCGATCCGGTTGGAAGCAAGATCGCCGGGTTGCTCAATGCCGGGGATTCGATCGAAAACAAGCCGTTTGAGGCCGTTGTGATGGAAAACCCGGACAACACATTCGATGCTTTTGTCGGGAATGTGCCATTCGGGGATGCCCGTGGAAAAAACGCTCATCTGGACCCGGAATACAAAACCGAGAAGCGTATCGAGCGGTATTTCATTTTACGCGCATTGGACAAGGTAAAGCCAGGTGGCCTTTGCGCGTTCGTGGTCCCTACCAATATTGTCGGTGCAAAATCGGGCAAGTGGGAGCAATTCCGAATTGCCTGCAGCAAAAAAGCCGAATTCATGGGCGCACACAAGCTGCCCAGCAAAACATTCGCCGGCCAGGGTACCGATACCGTGGTCGATGTGGTGGTGTTCCGAAAACACAGCCAGGAGTTTTTGGACCGGACCCGGATAGGGTTTACCGACTTCGAGTTTAGTCAGCATGGTTTTCCCTCACATTATCGCTGCAAGTTAAACATGTAA